In one Cyprinus carpio isolate SPL01 chromosome B2, ASM1834038v1, whole genome shotgun sequence genomic region, the following are encoded:
- the LOC109108572 gene encoding prolyl 4-hydroxylase subunit alpha-1-like isoform X2, with translation MAVKELTILVVCSLIVCTGSEIFTSTDKISHLFEEEKFLLDAFSLYIDAEEEIVKKMKRDLLLLQLGTYSDPVDPEQIKDPVAAFILLIRLRSEWMSIEKYTSRSLSEYNVYQTVLEYAEIPQVEDLQGAALGLISLQELYKLYPHNITKETSLNADQAYFVGFVAYNENKFQHAFLWFLYSLGRLAEYSTVTEKELLHYLSDSAYHFGSLPVAIYFSQQLFSLDPTNEEVKVQLDLYRFLRYQKTSNKDIFTLINESSNSYEALCRGETSKRQMALSCRYSTGGGNPRLMYAPVKEEVEWDEPRIIRYHDIISDREIEILKNISRPLLSRSETIGGVTNIRTSQSVVLDEGHPVVARVNQRIADITGLSMKSAEHLHVQNYGIGGKYEPHYDELYTENGRIATFLIYMSDVEIGGSTVFPKVGVALKPKKGSAVLWYNLRKNGNVDLNTEHAGCPVLRGNKWVANKWIHEYGQEFRRPCSLSYLR, from the exons ATGGCTGTAAAGGAACTGACTATACTTGTGGTGTGTTCTTTGATTGTCTGTACTGGGAGTGAAATCTTCACTTCAACag atAAAATTTCACATCTTTTTGAGGAGGAGAAATTCCTTCTGGATGCCTTCAGTTTGTACATTGATGCTGAAGAAGAAATTGTAAAGAAAATGAAGAG AGATCTTCTCCTTCTTCAACTGGGCACATACTCAGACCCTGTGGACCCTGAGCAAATAAAAGACCCCGTGGCAGCTTTCATCCTCCTTATACGACTGAGATCTGAATGGATGAGCATCGAAAAATACACCTCGAGGAGTCTTTCTGAAT acaacGTGTATCAGACAGTGCTGGAATATGCAGAGATCCCACAGGTAGAGGATTTGCAGGGTGCAGCTTTAGGACTGATCAGTCTGCAAGAGCTCTACAAACTCTACCCACACAACATCACAAAGG AAACATCTTTAAATGCAGATCAAGCCTACTTTGTTGGGTTTGTGGCTTATAACGAAAACAAATTCCAGCATGCCTTTCTCTGGTTTCTGTACAGTCTGGGCAGATTAGCAGAATACTCAACCGTTACTGAGAAAGAGTTGCTCCATTACCTTAGTGACTCAGCCTATCATTTTGGCAGCCTGCCTGTGGCAATCTACTTCAGCCAACAGCTTTTCAGTCTGG ACCCAACTAACGAAGAAGTCAAAGTTCAGCTGGACCTGTATAGATTCCTTCGCTACCAGAAAACATCAAACAAAGACATATTCACTCTGATCAATGAGTCAAGTAACTCCTATGAGGCACTGTGTAGAGGAGAG ACCTCCAAGAGGCAGATGGCGCTGTCCTGTAGGTACAGCACAGGTGGAGGAAACCCCAGACTGATGTATGCACCAGTGAAAGAGGAAGTGGAGTGGGACGAGCCTCGAATCATCAGATATCATGACATTATttcagacagagagatagagatcCTGAAGAATATCTCCAGACCTCTA CTTTCTAGGTCTGAGACTATAGGGGGAGTGACAAATATCCGTACTTCTCAAAG TGTTGTCCTAGATGAAGGTCACCCAGTGGTTGCTCGTGTCAATCAGAGGATTGCAGATATCACAGGACTCTCCATGAAATCAGCTGAACACCTGCAT GTTCAGAATTATGGCATTGGTGGCAAATATGAACCACATTATGATGAATTG TATACTGAGAATGGGAGGATTGCTACGTTCTTAATTTAT ATGAGTGATGTGGAGATAGGGGGCTCTACTGTGTTCCCTAAAGTTGGAGTTGCATTGAAGCCAAAAAAA GGTTCAGCCGTGTTATGGTACAACCTCCGCAAGAATGGAAATGTGGATTTGAATACAGAGCATGCTGGATGCCCTGTGTTAAGGGGAAACAAATGGG TGGCTAATAAATGGATCCATGAGTATGGACAGGAGTTCAGAAGACCCTGTTCTTTGTCATACTTGAGGTGA
- the LOC109108572 gene encoding prolyl 4-hydroxylase subunit alpha-1-like isoform X1 has product MAVKELTILVVCSLIVCTGSEIFTSTDKISHLFEEEKFLLDAFSLYIDAEEEIVKKMKRDLLLLQLGTYSDPVDPEQIKDPVAAFILLIRLRSEWMSIEKYTSRSLSEYNVYQTVLEYAEIPQVEDLQGAALGLISLQELYKLYPHNITKETSLNADQAYFVGFVAYNENKFQHAFLWFLYSLGRLAEYSTVTEKELLHYLSDSAYHFGSLPVAIYFSQQLFSLDPTNEEVKVQLDLYRFLRYQKTSNKDIFTLINESSNSYEALCRGEVDERTSKRQMALSCRYSTGGGNPRLMYAPVKEEVEWDEPRIIRYHDIISDREIEILKNISRPLLSRSETIGGVTNIRTSQSVVLDEGHPVVARVNQRIADITGLSMKSAEHLHVQNYGIGGKYEPHYDELYTENGRIATFLIYMSDVEIGGSTVFPKVGVALKPKKGSAVLWYNLRKNGNVDLNTEHAGCPVLRGNKWVANKWIHEYGQEFRRPCSLSYLR; this is encoded by the exons ATGGCTGTAAAGGAACTGACTATACTTGTGGTGTGTTCTTTGATTGTCTGTACTGGGAGTGAAATCTTCACTTCAACag atAAAATTTCACATCTTTTTGAGGAGGAGAAATTCCTTCTGGATGCCTTCAGTTTGTACATTGATGCTGAAGAAGAAATTGTAAAGAAAATGAAGAG AGATCTTCTCCTTCTTCAACTGGGCACATACTCAGACCCTGTGGACCCTGAGCAAATAAAAGACCCCGTGGCAGCTTTCATCCTCCTTATACGACTGAGATCTGAATGGATGAGCATCGAAAAATACACCTCGAGGAGTCTTTCTGAAT acaacGTGTATCAGACAGTGCTGGAATATGCAGAGATCCCACAGGTAGAGGATTTGCAGGGTGCAGCTTTAGGACTGATCAGTCTGCAAGAGCTCTACAAACTCTACCCACACAACATCACAAAGG AAACATCTTTAAATGCAGATCAAGCCTACTTTGTTGGGTTTGTGGCTTATAACGAAAACAAATTCCAGCATGCCTTTCTCTGGTTTCTGTACAGTCTGGGCAGATTAGCAGAATACTCAACCGTTACTGAGAAAGAGTTGCTCCATTACCTTAGTGACTCAGCCTATCATTTTGGCAGCCTGCCTGTGGCAATCTACTTCAGCCAACAGCTTTTCAGTCTGG ACCCAACTAACGAAGAAGTCAAAGTTCAGCTGGACCTGTATAGATTCCTTCGCTACCAGAAAACATCAAACAAAGACATATTCACTCTGATCAATGAGTCAAGTAACTCCTATGAGGCACTGTGTAGAGGAGAGGTTGATGAGAGG ACCTCCAAGAGGCAGATGGCGCTGTCCTGTAGGTACAGCACAGGTGGAGGAAACCCCAGACTGATGTATGCACCAGTGAAAGAGGAAGTGGAGTGGGACGAGCCTCGAATCATCAGATATCATGACATTATttcagacagagagatagagatcCTGAAGAATATCTCCAGACCTCTA CTTTCTAGGTCTGAGACTATAGGGGGAGTGACAAATATCCGTACTTCTCAAAG TGTTGTCCTAGATGAAGGTCACCCAGTGGTTGCTCGTGTCAATCAGAGGATTGCAGATATCACAGGACTCTCCATGAAATCAGCTGAACACCTGCAT GTTCAGAATTATGGCATTGGTGGCAAATATGAACCACATTATGATGAATTG TATACTGAGAATGGGAGGATTGCTACGTTCTTAATTTAT ATGAGTGATGTGGAGATAGGGGGCTCTACTGTGTTCCCTAAAGTTGGAGTTGCATTGAAGCCAAAAAAA GGTTCAGCCGTGTTATGGTACAACCTCCGCAAGAATGGAAATGTGGATTTGAATACAGAGCATGCTGGATGCCCTGTGTTAAGGGGAAACAAATGGG TGGCTAATAAATGGATCCATGAGTATGGACAGGAGTTCAGAAGACCCTGTTCTTTGTCATACTTGAGGTGA